Proteins from a single region of Halalkalibaculum roseum:
- a CDS encoding hydrogen peroxide-inducible genes activator, protein MTLTQLSYVVAVDRYRHFATAAEKSYVTQPTLSMQIHKLEDELGITIFDRSKSPVVPTEIGEKIIKEAKEILKQSKHIEDIAHLAEDELQGTFRVGIIPTIAPYLLPLFLRSFTEKYPNVKLIFEEVVTNELLSLLEQDHLDVGIIATPVEQGHIFEEELYYEPFLGYVSQKHDLAKKDKLSIDDLEITNLWLLNEGHCFRDQTVKLCKKQRKDLLDSSMIEFESGNLETLKQLVEQDFGMTLLPYLAKNQIDEQCAKAHLRYFEDPVPRRKIRVIYSREYLKQNIIEAFKNEILESIPEELKKSEEGVLVE, encoded by the coding sequence ATGACACTTACCCAGTTATCATATGTAGTTGCCGTTGACAGGTACCGTCATTTTGCGACTGCCGCGGAAAAATCCTACGTCACGCAACCTACCCTGAGTATGCAAATTCATAAGCTTGAAGATGAACTCGGCATCACTATTTTTGACAGGTCGAAATCCCCTGTCGTGCCTACGGAGATCGGTGAAAAAATCATTAAGGAGGCCAAAGAGATCCTAAAGCAGTCAAAGCACATTGAGGATATCGCCCACCTTGCCGAGGATGAATTGCAGGGTACTTTTCGGGTCGGTATTATTCCCACTATTGCACCCTACCTGTTGCCACTGTTTCTGCGTTCCTTTACCGAAAAATATCCCAATGTAAAACTCATTTTTGAAGAAGTCGTCACCAACGAATTGCTGAGCCTTCTGGAGCAGGATCACCTCGATGTCGGTATCATTGCCACCCCTGTGGAACAGGGCCATATTTTCGAAGAGGAACTTTACTATGAACCTTTTCTGGGCTATGTGTCACAAAAGCATGACCTGGCAAAAAAGGATAAACTCTCTATAGATGACCTCGAAATTACCAATCTCTGGCTACTCAATGAAGGTCACTGCTTTCGCGATCAAACTGTCAAGCTTTGCAAGAAACAGCGAAAAGATCTGCTGGACAGTTCAATGATAGAATTTGAAAGCGGTAACCTTGAAACACTCAAACAGCTGGTTGAACAGGATTTTGGAATGACACTCCTCCCCTACCTTGCCAAAAACCAGATAGACGAGCAGTGTGCCAAAGCCCACCTCAGGTATTTCGAAGATCCCGTTCCGAGAAGAAAGATTAGGGTTATATATAGCAGGGAATATCTCAAACAAAATATCATCGAAGCCTTCAAAAATGAGATTCTTGAATCTATTCCCGAAGAGCTGAAAAAATCGGAAGAAGGCGTACTGGTTGAATGA
- a CDS encoding alpha/beta hydrolase has translation MQTIFWILGTLIGLYLLLIVLLYVFQTGMMYHPTEHLYQTPTAIQLDFEDVTFKSANGDEIHGWFIPAEPARATVLLSHGNAGNISDRLETLRILNNLELNVLIYDYSGYGKSTGSPSEQTTYENVLAAWNYLTGQRNIPSESIILMGRSLGGPVAAWLATKEEPAGLILESTFTSATNLATEIYPFLPVRLMLRFTYPTTDYLSKSSVPVLVMHSREDQLIPFHHGKELYEVAGMPKMFFEMNGAHGNAHMVTGEEYANALDKFLNEMIPPN, from the coding sequence ATGCAGACAATTTTTTGGATACTCGGTACGCTGATAGGATTATACCTGCTTTTGATTGTTCTGCTGTATGTCTTCCAGACCGGAATGATGTATCATCCCACAGAGCATTTATATCAGACACCTACAGCCATTCAGCTCGATTTTGAGGATGTTACTTTCAAATCAGCCAACGGTGATGAAATACACGGGTGGTTTATTCCCGCCGAACCGGCACGGGCGACTGTACTGTTAAGTCATGGAAATGCGGGCAATATTTCCGATCGCCTTGAAACCCTGCGAATATTAAACAATCTGGAACTCAATGTATTGATATACGACTACAGCGGCTATGGCAAAAGTACGGGTAGTCCGTCCGAGCAGACAACCTATGAAAACGTATTAGCTGCATGGAATTATTTGACTGGCCAAAGAAACATACCTTCAGAAAGTATAATACTAATGGGCCGTTCGCTTGGGGGTCCGGTAGCGGCTTGGCTGGCAACCAAAGAGGAGCCGGCAGGATTGATACTTGAATCAACGTTCACTTCCGCCACGAATCTTGCGACAGAGATTTATCCATTTCTTCCGGTCAGGCTAATGTTGAGATTTACTTATCCGACGACAGACTATCTATCAAAAAGTTCAGTTCCGGTATTAGTAATGCACAGCAGGGAAGATCAGCTTATTCCTTTTCATCATGGCAAAGAGCTTTATGAAGTTGCAGGCATGCCCAAAATGTTCTTCGAAATGAATGGGGCACACGGCAATGCCCATATGGTTACCGGAGAAGAATATGCGAATGCTTTAGATAAATTTTTAAATGAAATGATACCACCCAACTAA
- a CDS encoding TerC family protein has protein sequence MEHSLLLWSLFNVFIIVMLLIDLVVFHGKDHEESIREALIWTGVWITLALIFGIGVYYYMGSKTALDYYTGYLIEKSLSVDNIFVFLLVFSYFQVPPKYQHKVLFWGIFGALVMRFLFIFVGVALLEQFHWIIYVFGGFLVFTGIKLAMEKDKEVHPERNPVLKLTRKIFPTTKRYYGSQFFIYRMGKLIATPLFVVLVVIETTDLVFALDSIPAILAITRDEFIVYSSNAFAILGLRALYFAVSGIMRLFHYLHYGLSLILVFVGIKMLLSEFYHIPTPFALGFIAATLIVSILASIYNPKEEKPVSEDKLPEE, from the coding sequence TTGGAACACAGCCTTCTTCTCTGGAGCTTATTTAACGTCTTCATCATAGTGATGCTGCTGATTGACCTTGTGGTATTTCACGGCAAGGACCATGAGGAGAGTATTCGCGAGGCACTGATCTGGACCGGAGTATGGATCACCCTGGCACTCATTTTCGGAATCGGGGTATATTATTATATGGGTTCGAAGACGGCCTTGGATTACTATACCGGGTATCTCATTGAGAAGTCACTTAGTGTAGATAATATTTTTGTTTTCCTGTTGGTCTTTTCATACTTCCAGGTGCCCCCCAAGTACCAGCATAAGGTGCTGTTTTGGGGTATTTTCGGAGCACTGGTCATGCGGTTTCTATTCATCTTTGTAGGCGTAGCCCTGCTAGAACAGTTCCACTGGATTATATACGTATTTGGAGGCTTCCTGGTGTTCACCGGGATAAAGCTGGCCATGGAAAAAGATAAAGAGGTGCATCCGGAGAGAAATCCGGTCTTGAAACTGACACGCAAAATATTTCCCACCACCAAGCGATACTACGGCTCACAGTTTTTCATTTATAGGATGGGCAAGCTGATTGCCACACCCCTCTTTGTAGTATTGGTGGTTATTGAAACAACCGACCTCGTGTTTGCCCTTGACTCCATTCCTGCTATCCTGGCAATAACACGCGACGAATTTATAGTGTACAGCTCCAATGCCTTTGCAATTTTAGGTCTTCGGGCCCTTTATTTTGCGGTTTCCGGAATTATGCGGCTGTTTCACTATTTGCACTATGGTTTGTCGCTTATTCTAGTCTTTGTTGGAATCAAAATGCTGTTATCGGAATTTTATCATATTCCGACCCCCTTTGCATTGGGTTTCATCGCGGCAACCTTGATTGTCTCTATCCTTGCTTCGATCTATAATCCAAAAGAAGAGAAGCCGGTTTCTGAAGATAAACTTCCTGAAGAATAA
- a CDS encoding secondary thiamine-phosphate synthase enzyme YjbQ → MDIYSKEISINSEGFSEITNITGEIEKVSEESGFKEGLIHIFPIGSTASISTIEYEPALVKDMKDKLEEFAPKDQQTRHGDTWGDDNGFSHMRATMMGPGITVPLFEGKPVLGTWQQVVIFNHDNRSRDRRIFLQVLGK, encoded by the coding sequence ATGGATATTTACAGTAAAGAGATAAGCATAAACAGTGAAGGATTTTCAGAAATAACGAACATCACAGGTGAAATAGAAAAAGTGTCAGAGGAGAGTGGATTCAAGGAGGGTCTGATTCACATATTTCCCATTGGTTCTACAGCTTCAATTTCTACTATTGAATATGAACCGGCCCTAGTCAAAGACATGAAGGATAAGCTTGAGGAGTTTGCCCCTAAAGATCAGCAAACACGTCATGGGGATACCTGGGGTGACGATAATGGATTTTCACATATGAGAGCAACCATGATGGGTCCGGGCATCACTGTTCCTCTGTTTGAGGGGAAGCCGGTACTGGGAACCTGGCAGCAAGTGGTGATTTTCAATCATGACAACCGCAGCAGAGATCGGCGCATATTTCTGCAAGTGCTTGGAAAGTAG
- the thpR gene encoding RNA 2',3'-cyclic phosphodiesterase has product MRLFTAITIPEEIKARLHELFIPIEGVKWQDKSQMHLTLRFIGEVDTGTAGKIIDELDKVQVPPFDITLAELGTFPERGKPKVIWVGVEHSEMLHELYDQLEEACQHAGLEPDNRSFKPHITLGRNKGKATQEIRKHLAHQDVPDFDPIYVSEFCLFSSELTPKGAIYHLEKKFPLH; this is encoded by the coding sequence ATGAGGTTGTTTACCGCCATCACCATTCCTGAAGAGATAAAGGCTAGGCTTCATGAGTTGTTTATCCCCATTGAGGGTGTGAAATGGCAGGACAAATCACAGATGCATTTAACCCTACGCTTTATCGGGGAAGTAGACACCGGTACGGCTGGAAAAATTATAGATGAACTCGATAAGGTACAGGTTCCGCCCTTTGATATTACATTAGCTGAACTTGGCACGTTCCCCGAGAGAGGTAAACCGAAAGTTATTTGGGTGGGGGTTGAGCACAGTGAGATGCTGCATGAATTGTATGATCAGCTGGAAGAGGCTTGTCAACATGCCGGGCTGGAACCCGATAACAGATCGTTCAAACCCCATATTACTTTAGGTCGCAATAAAGGCAAGGCCACACAAGAGATAAGAAAACATCTTGCACATCAGGATGTTCCGGATTTTGACCCGATCTATGTTTCGGAATTTTGCCTCTTTAGTAGTGAGCTTACACCAAAAGGAGCCATTTACCACCTCGAAAAGAAATTCCCCTTGCACTGA
- a CDS encoding DPP IV N-terminal domain-containing protein has product MRKISGTVLILMIPILLYGQGFNSANGRNHPELKWMVAETPHFVIMYPRHLEGIEHEAAAIAEETYEVLSENLEVSFNKKIRIYLSDEDEIANGFAVPLKYAYTDIWVNVNEYAEVFTGREKWLRKVIAHELAHIFHFEAVRGNSGFLALLFGNPLPRFWTEGLAQYQTEEWDAQRGDRWLRLAVFDDKMNYLENSTPINRRLQYAVGNSQLRYFAETYGDSSLTELLQYRDRFLAFKYHDFEPAFNSVIGKSYADFYDEWRKHVNIYYNTLAAGMGREDSLEGEKVNSPGQFLYDVKFSPDQSRFATISLTSLKRPVRRLYVTQNDSTHETEILSEGPIQPGLDWSPEGTKLAYAKKTREKHGSLINDIFIYDLGQRKERQITQNRRARFPVFSNTGDTLAYIAEKSGTANIYLRRLAGGEEQRVTSYTGDTQLLNLAWNGQRNSLIYHLFDDEGNRHLVLLKLETGEKQILDIDEAEVDNRMPVISATGRYIAFTSLRDNVPNVFVHDLNSGTTRRFTNQFAGAEAYQWLGKTEEHPHERIILKASEDKDREHLYSVSEDYSFITSAQTIPEKYSSWIEKSPPKIIPSVVEPDSSLVNKRYNYRSLSNLSHVASFALPYYGLNDSYGLFGTTAWTEPLGKHSLIAGGNLSFTDVEKDSYGVLTYINNQLYPSLIFSAYKVPGSGRFYGDDYLFEELTGGEVQINWPIDWFDVPYRNDLIGIRLRHVLIRPLDAIDFPGNTIVPQSEKARQTDLKLTWITKKQRPYYNNLIHPLDGYGIKLSVMGAEKVLGSETSFLTSDLSAYKILSGFGLQRFYLYGRYQVQFGNPLPQDFIGFTRYSNISWPIDDRNLVFPHSKAERVRGYRSFVSGRQVAFGTIEYRMPVTPSLQTSILGGFLELGSTSLAVFMDGGVVWDVQIPVGKDSEQRLGTGVEIKNEIGLGPLKFVHSLGIAQPVGDLFADGDYDLYYQIKASVPF; this is encoded by the coding sequence ATGAGAAAAATATCCGGTACCGTACTTATACTAATGATTCCGATCTTGCTATACGGTCAGGGATTTAACTCTGCAAACGGCAGAAATCATCCGGAGCTGAAGTGGATGGTAGCTGAAACACCACATTTTGTCATAATGTATCCCCGGCATTTGGAGGGCATTGAACATGAAGCGGCTGCAATTGCGGAAGAGACCTATGAAGTTCTTTCTGAGAATCTTGAGGTATCCTTTAATAAGAAAATCCGGATATATCTTTCTGATGAGGATGAAATTGCCAACGGTTTCGCCGTACCCCTGAAATATGCTTATACAGATATTTGGGTCAATGTTAATGAATACGCAGAAGTTTTTACCGGCCGGGAAAAGTGGCTGAGGAAAGTTATTGCGCATGAGCTTGCTCATATTTTTCACTTTGAAGCGGTAAGAGGAAATTCGGGGTTTCTGGCCTTATTGTTCGGTAACCCTCTGCCCAGATTCTGGACAGAGGGACTCGCCCAGTACCAGACCGAGGAGTGGGATGCCCAGCGAGGTGACCGGTGGCTGCGCCTTGCCGTTTTTGATGACAAAATGAACTACCTGGAAAATAGTACACCTATAAATCGCCGATTACAATATGCAGTGGGTAATTCTCAGCTAAGATATTTTGCAGAAACTTACGGTGATTCCAGCTTGACTGAATTACTTCAATACCGAGACCGCTTTCTGGCTTTTAAATATCATGATTTTGAACCGGCCTTTAACTCAGTTATAGGTAAAAGTTATGCCGATTTCTACGACGAGTGGCGAAAGCATGTCAATATTTACTACAATACGCTGGCAGCGGGCATGGGACGTGAAGATTCACTGGAAGGTGAAAAAGTAAATTCCCCGGGGCAGTTTTTATATGATGTTAAGTTTAGTCCGGATCAATCCCGCTTTGCCACTATTTCACTCACCTCTTTGAAAAGACCGGTTCGAAGATTATATGTTACCCAAAACGACTCAACTCATGAGACCGAAATACTCTCTGAGGGACCCATCCAACCGGGCCTGGACTGGAGTCCGGAGGGGACAAAGCTTGCTTACGCCAAAAAGACACGCGAAAAGCATGGTTCATTAATCAACGATATTTTTATCTATGATCTGGGCCAACGAAAAGAACGACAGATTACTCAAAATCGACGTGCCCGTTTCCCGGTCTTCAGCAACACCGGGGATACCTTAGCCTATATAGCTGAAAAAAGCGGAACTGCTAATATTTATCTTCGACGTCTCGCCGGCGGGGAGGAACAGAGAGTGACGTCTTACACAGGCGATACCCAGCTGCTGAATCTTGCCTGGAACGGTCAAAGAAACAGCCTCATATATCATCTATTTGATGATGAGGGTAATCGTCACCTTGTTTTGCTAAAATTGGAGACAGGTGAAAAGCAGATTCTGGATATTGATGAAGCTGAAGTTGATAACAGGATGCCTGTTATCAGTGCGACAGGCCGTTACATTGCTTTTACCTCACTCAGGGATAACGTTCCCAATGTTTTTGTTCATGATTTGAACTCAGGAACCACCCGCCGCTTTACGAACCAGTTTGCCGGTGCTGAAGCTTACCAGTGGCTGGGAAAAACCGAAGAACATCCTCATGAGCGCATTATTTTAAAAGCAAGTGAAGACAAAGACCGTGAACATCTCTATTCAGTCAGTGAGGACTATTCTTTCATTACTAGTGCCCAAACGATTCCCGAGAAATACAGTTCCTGGATTGAAAAGTCTCCGCCTAAAATTATACCATCAGTAGTGGAGCCCGATTCTTCGCTGGTAAATAAGCGTTATAATTACCGATCACTTTCCAATCTTAGTCATGTTGCCTCATTTGCACTGCCTTACTACGGGTTGAATGACAGCTATGGATTGTTTGGCACTACTGCCTGGACCGAACCCCTGGGAAAGCATTCTCTGATCGCAGGCGGGAATCTATCTTTTACAGATGTTGAAAAAGATTCCTATGGCGTACTGACCTATATCAACAATCAGCTATACCCGTCGCTGATATTTTCGGCCTATAAGGTTCCCGGTTCAGGACGTTTTTATGGAGATGATTACCTGTTTGAAGAATTAACAGGTGGTGAAGTACAAATTAATTGGCCGATTGACTGGTTTGATGTGCCCTATCGAAATGATCTTATTGGAATACGCCTGAGGCATGTGCTTATTCGTCCGCTGGATGCCATAGATTTCCCCGGAAATACAATTGTTCCGCAATCGGAAAAAGCACGACAGACCGATTTAAAACTTACCTGGATCACCAAGAAGCAGCGTCCTTACTACAATAACCTCATACATCCCTTGGATGGTTATGGTATAAAGCTAAGTGTTATGGGAGCGGAGAAGGTACTCGGTTCAGAGACCTCTTTTTTAACTTCTGATCTGAGCGCATACAAGATACTTTCCGGATTCGGCTTACAGCGTTTTTATCTTTACGGGCGTTACCAGGTTCAGTTCGGTAATCCGCTCCCACAAGACTTTATTGGTTTTACGAGATACAGTAATATCAGCTGGCCCATTGACGACAGAAACCTCGTTTTTCCCCACTCGAAAGCGGAGAGAGTACGGGGCTATCGTTCCTTTGTATCCGGCAGGCAGGTGGCCTTTGGGACAATCGAATATCGAATGCCCGTCACTCCGTCGTTGCAAACTTCCATACTTGGCGGATTTTTAGAGTTGGGATCCACCAGTTTAGCGGTTTTCATGGATGGAGGGGTGGTTTGGGATGTTCAGATCCCGGTCGGAAAAGACAGTGAGCAACGTCTGGGAACCGGCGTCGAAATTAAAAATGAGATTGGTCTCGGCCCATTGAAATTTGTTCACTCTTTGGGCATTGCCCAACCTGTGGGCGACCTATTTGCTGATGGAGATTATGATCTCTATTACCAGATCAAGGCCAGCGTGCCTTTTTAA
- a CDS encoding ATP-dependent DNA ligase codes for MSNTFLKLAETAQQIAETRSTNTKISICAEYLKNIESDENLDLAAQFLGEGAFSSLSGKRASVGSRTYSTAATDFCEIDYDMVFKPCRTALGSSSEAIEKLMQNVDAARNKRKPSQLALDEVKNIYEQLYSVSSRADKQQILRKTYTEMTPLEIKYFLRIMSQGSLRIGFETRSLVSSLASAFQKEVEDVRYAHMITGSIGRTAVLCKNELLDEATFKLFHPLSFMLASPIESRAVEDLEQYVAEEKFDGMRCQAHISNQRVELYSRDLNDITHSFPEIVQFFVSKDLPDLVLDGEVCVYKDEEILPFQLLQKRMGRKKPSQKVMENYPVLFIAYDLLYHRDRPIFEKTLGQRRSLLRELAENHSVPVSNQFEVTDRDHVETLFERALAHGNEGLMLKKKDSTYEYGQRRKSWLKVKKPGGTLDTVMMYAHAGSGKRGGYYSDFTLGIRVAEDERYEEEFIPIGKAYGGYTDEEMKEINKRIKDLTVERYGPTLGLIPEIVVELEFDDIQVNKRTKANYTLRLPRFKAIRWDLNPKDADTLKDVERMYEEKINRERLKQDQNPSFHFGSNKVEETS; via the coding sequence ATGAGTAACACATTTTTAAAATTGGCTGAAACGGCCCAGCAGATTGCCGAGACCAGAAGTACAAATACAAAAATCAGCATATGTGCCGAGTATCTGAAAAACATCGAGTCGGATGAGAATTTAGATCTTGCGGCCCAATTTCTTGGTGAAGGTGCTTTCTCTTCTTTGTCCGGCAAAAGGGCTTCTGTTGGCAGCAGAACCTATTCCACGGCAGCAACCGATTTCTGTGAAATTGATTATGACATGGTATTTAAACCGTGTCGCACGGCATTGGGAAGTTCCTCAGAAGCCATAGAGAAACTCATGCAAAATGTAGATGCTGCCAGAAATAAGCGGAAACCTTCGCAATTGGCGCTTGATGAAGTCAAAAATATCTATGAGCAGCTCTATTCGGTCTCTTCAAGGGCTGATAAACAGCAGATTCTCCGGAAAACCTATACCGAGATGACGCCGTTGGAGATAAAGTATTTCTTACGAATCATGAGCCAGGGATCCTTGCGCATCGGTTTTGAAACAAGGAGTCTCGTTTCGTCCCTGGCATCGGCTTTTCAAAAAGAGGTAGAAGACGTGCGCTATGCCCACATGATCACCGGAAGTATCGGACGTACAGCGGTACTGTGTAAAAACGAACTTCTTGACGAAGCGACCTTTAAGCTGTTTCATCCTCTGTCGTTTATGCTGGCCTCCCCAATTGAAAGTCGCGCCGTTGAAGACCTTGAGCAATATGTTGCGGAAGAAAAGTTTGATGGAATGCGTTGCCAGGCTCATATCAGTAATCAGCGTGTGGAGCTCTATTCCCGCGATTTGAATGACATTACGCACTCCTTCCCTGAAATTGTTCAGTTTTTCGTAAGTAAGGATTTGCCTGATCTTGTTCTGGATGGGGAGGTTTGTGTTTATAAGGATGAAGAGATACTCCCCTTCCAGCTGCTGCAAAAAAGAATGGGACGAAAAAAGCCATCCCAAAAAGTAATGGAGAACTATCCGGTACTGTTTATTGCCTATGACTTACTCTATCACAGGGACCGCCCGATCTTCGAGAAAACGCTGGGGCAGCGACGCAGCTTGCTTAGAGAACTTGCCGAAAATCACAGCGTACCGGTTAGCAATCAGTTTGAAGTAACCGACCGTGATCATGTTGAGACACTGTTCGAGAGGGCTTTGGCCCATGGCAATGAGGGATTGATGCTAAAAAAGAAAGACAGTACCTACGAATACGGGCAGCGAAGAAAATCTTGGCTCAAGGTAAAAAAACCGGGAGGTACCCTTGATACGGTGATGATGTATGCCCATGCCGGTTCCGGCAAAAGAGGCGGCTACTATTCTGATTTCACCCTGGGCATCCGGGTTGCTGAAGATGAGCGTTATGAGGAGGAGTTCATCCCCATCGGTAAAGCCTATGGCGGGTACACTGATGAGGAAATGAAAGAAATTAATAAGCGCATTAAAGATCTTACGGTAGAACGATACGGCCCCACTCTCGGTCTGATTCCAGAAATTGTGGTTGAGCTGGAGTTCGATGACATACAGGTAAATAAACGAACGAAAGCCAATTATACCCTCCGTCTTCCACGCTTTAAAGCCATACGCTGGGATCTAAATCCAAAAGATGCCGACACGCTAAAAGATGTTGAACGCATGTACGAGGAGAAGATTAACCGCGAACGGCTGAAACAGGATCAGAATCCTTCCTTTCATTTTGGGTCGAACAAGGTTGAGGAAACATCTTAA
- a CDS encoding acylphosphatase yields MKRAHVFIEGRVQGVGFRHFAEINAREVGVHGWVKNLPDGRVEAVLEGPIDHLEELVDRFEQGPGASRVDNIDVEVEEATGEFDSFEVAYP; encoded by the coding sequence ATGAAAAGAGCACATGTATTCATTGAAGGAAGAGTTCAGGGCGTTGGATTTAGACACTTTGCGGAAATCAATGCCAGGGAAGTTGGGGTGCATGGTTGGGTAAAGAACTTACCCGACGGCCGCGTAGAAGCTGTTCTTGAAGGACCTATCGACCACCTCGAAGAACTGGTAGATCGTTTCGAGCAAGGACCCGGTGCGAGCAGAGTTGACAATATCGACGTCGAAGTCGAGGAAGCCACCGGTGAATTTGATTCGTTCGAAGTTGCCTACCCGTAA
- a CDS encoding DNA-3-methyladenine glycosylase family protein → MSNWTLKSIPPHDWFICLDIKEYFDHEHDPELVFEEGFTRPIPVGDRDVIITSFFNGEPDNPEFHFESAEALSKDEIEEANKSLARIFGTKIDLRPFYEKVENDPVLGPKITDLYGLKRMARANLFEDTINRIIEMRLSHKPTAKKMVYKVRENYGSLVTAKGKSLPAWPRPHQLVKADPMSIRKLGPTKRKGEFIIGFAEDILSGERNLHHLETCQPQVFYDTMRKVRGVGPTSAQQLMLFRERTDAVFPSNKSKGEEKGLRKWIAMSYGEDPDTISEEDFQKLISNWEGYEAAAIEFMFVNWVLTEKEKKRKKNS, encoded by the coding sequence ATGAGCAACTGGACCCTGAAATCTATTCCACCCCACGACTGGTTCATCTGTCTTGATATAAAAGAATACTTTGACCATGAGCATGATCCTGAATTAGTATTTGAAGAAGGCTTTACTCGTCCGATACCTGTGGGTGACCGCGATGTGATCATTACTTCCTTTTTTAACGGGGAACCCGACAATCCGGAGTTTCACTTTGAAAGCGCAGAGGCCCTGAGTAAAGATGAGATTGAAGAAGCAAATAAAAGCCTGGCACGGATTTTTGGCACAAAAATAGACTTGAGACCTTTCTATGAAAAGGTGGAAAATGACCCGGTACTCGGACCTAAAATAACCGATCTCTACGGTTTGAAACGAATGGCTCGCGCCAACTTATTTGAAGATACCATCAACCGTATTATTGAAATGAGGTTGTCTCATAAACCTACAGCAAAAAAAATGGTTTATAAGGTTCGGGAAAACTATGGATCCCTGGTTACGGCCAAGGGTAAAAGTCTCCCTGCCTGGCCCCGCCCCCATCAGCTGGTCAAGGCTGACCCTATGAGTATACGCAAGCTGGGCCCCACTAAACGAAAAGGAGAATTTATAATCGGTTTCGCCGAAGACATCCTTTCGGGAGAGCGAAACCTGCATCATCTGGAAACTTGCCAGCCCCAGGTTTTTTACGATACGATGCGGAAAGTGCGTGGCGTCGGACCAACTTCTGCGCAGCAGCTGATGCTATTCAGAGAGCGAACAGATGCCGTTTTTCCCAGTAACAAATCCAAAGGTGAGGAAAAGGGATTGCGCAAATGGATAGCTATGAGTTATGGTGAGGATCCGGATACAATCAGTGAAGAAGATTTTCAGAAATTGATCTCAAACTGGGAAGGCTATGAAGCTGCGGCTATAGAATTTATGTTCGTCAACTGGGTACTTACTGAAAAAGAGAAAAAACGGAAGAAAAATTCTTGA